A genomic segment from Perognathus longimembris pacificus isolate PPM17 unplaced genomic scaffold, ASM2315922v1 HiC_scaffold_56, whole genome shotgun sequence encodes:
- the LOC125345395 gene encoding odorant-binding protein-like, giving the protein MALAALVLVVATALHAHRAHAGVDVRPSQVSGAWRTEVIMADDPEKIREGGALRGLFRRVTMAPDGATVDLEFFIRNDSECERHEVLGRRTEDGKFSTDYSGKNFFEIAAADGGRLVFYDENVDGRGRRTRLVLVAGKGQGLTAEEEGKFRALAEEKGIPSPHVENVLDSGGGGRMNE; this is encoded by the exons ATGGCGCTCGCGGCGTTGGTGTTGGTGGTGGCGACGGCCTTGCACGCCCACCGGGCACACGCGGGCGTCGACGTCCGGCCCTCCCAG gtgTCCGGGGCCTGGCGCACCGAGGTCATCATGGCGGACGACCCGGAGAAGatccgggagggcggggccctgCGCGGCCTCTTCCGCCGCGTGACGATGGCGCCCGACGGGGCCACCGTGGACCTCGAGTTCTTCATCAG GAACGACTCCGAGTGCGAGCGACACGAGGTCCTGGGCCGGAGGACGGAGGACGGGAAGTTCAGCACCGACT ACTCCGGTAAGAACTTCTTCGAGATCGCGGCCGCGGACGGCGGGCGCCTGGTCTTCTACGACGAGAACGTGGACGGCCGGGGTCGCCGCACGCGCCTGGTCCTCGTGGCCG GGAAAGGCCAGGGGCTGACggcggaggaggaaggaaagttcCGGGCGCTGGCGGAGGAGAAGGGGATCCCCTCCCCCCACGTGGAGAACGTGCTGGACTCAGGTGGGGGGggacgaatgaatgaatga